From the Patescibacteria group bacterium genome, one window contains:
- a CDS encoding Mrr restriction system protein, which translates to MRKMSYKRIGEFLQIAFKIILEHGGSYPSRKIMQEMEKRLTFDEYEKTIYEKSGYIRWQSVLHFFSIDVTKAGWLRKHKGVWYVTEEGKKALELDPENFIETATSKYREWAKSRESVEEKEEPEAVQGSIITNYEQSQSTAREEIKSFIRDLNPYEFQDLVAALFRGMGYYTPFVAPPGPDGGIDIIAYKDPIGVELPRIRIQVKHRPETKVSRSEVATLMGDLQGEGYVGIIVSTGGFSSDALAEVRKSNRHIEEIDFERFIDLWEEYYGKLLDEDKALLPLRKISFLAPKE; encoded by the coding sequence ATGAGAAAAATGTCTTACAAGCGGATAGGGGAATTCCTACAAATCGCATTCAAAATCATTCTTGAGCATGGTGGTTCTTATCCTTCTAGAAAAATAATGCAAGAAATGGAGAAACGGTTAACCTTTGATGAATATGAAAAAACTATCTATGAAAAAAGTGGTTATATTCGTTGGCAGTCCGTGTTACATTTCTTTTCGATTGATGTCACAAAAGCTGGTTGGCTGCGTAAGCATAAGGGAGTGTGGTATGTGACCGAAGAAGGCAAAAAAGCACTTGAATTGGATCCAGAGAACTTTATTGAAACTGCGACTAGCAAATACCGTGAATGGGCAAAATCTCGTGAGTCAGTTGAAGAAAAGGAAGAACCAGAGGCGGTCCAGGGTTCCATCATTACTAACTATGAGCAATCTCAATCTACCGCACGGGAAGAGATAAAAAGCTTTATTAGAGACCTTAACCCTTATGAGTTTCAGGATCTTGTAGCAGCTCTCTTTCGAGGAATGGGTTACTATACTCCATTTGTAGCCCCGCCCGGGCCAGATGGAGGCATTGATATTATCGCTTATAAGGATCCTATTGGGGTTGAATTACCGCGAATCAGAATACAGGTAAAGCATAGACCAGAAACAAAAGTCAGTAGATCAGAGGTGGCCACCCTAATGGGAGACTTACAGGGAGAAGGATATGTGGGTATCATTGTTTCAACCGGGGGTTTTTCCTCTGATGCTTTAGCTGAAGTAAGGAAGTCTAATAGGCATATTGAGGAGATTGATTTTGAACGCTTTATTGACTTGTGGGAGGAATATTATGGCAAACTCTTAGACGAAGATAAGGCATTATTGCCCCTTAGAAAAATCTCATTTTTAGCTCCCAAAGAGTAA
- a CDS encoding helix-turn-helix transcriptional regulator, with product MIKRLKEARLRVRLTQVEVAQKLKKPQSYISKTENGERRIDATELASLAKVYKKDVNFFLN from the coding sequence ATGATCAAACGCCTCAAAGAGGCGCGTTTGAGAGTAAGATTGACACAAGTTGAGGTCGCTCAAAAGCTGAAGAAGCCTCAATCTTATATCTCAAAGACGGAGAATGGAGAGCGACGTATCGATGCTACTGAGCTTGCGAGTCTCGCAAAAGTTTATAAAAAAGATGTTAATTTTTTTCTAAACTAG
- a CDS encoding tyrosine-type recombinase/integrase: MEISEKPLTAHIDEFLQYIEIERGLSQSTQVNYRRSLYHLKQWLCSQNKEHAKPHELTTEDIWQYRLYLSRKQDRVGNTVSKKTQNYHLIVLRCLLDYFTLRDITAISSRKIMLSKINDDKQILKFLDTSQIKLLLETPDISRSKGLRDRAIFETLFSTGLRISELVALNRTQFNGIWDQNDFKVSIIGKGNYPRMVFFSERATYWIKEYLKDDSNTYEALFVSYKDSTNKENRLTARSIERLMKIYVLKAGIPTFASPHTIRHSMATNLMEQGVDLRSIQEFLGHRSIVTTQIYTHVTNKRLHDIHKKFHDGNNF, from the coding sequence ATGGAAATATCCGAAAAGCCTTTGACTGCCCATATCGACGAATTTCTTCAATACATAGAAATTGAGCGTGGACTTTCTCAAAGTACCCAAGTTAACTATCGTAGAAGTCTATATCATTTAAAGCAATGGCTTTGCTCACAAAATAAAGAACATGCTAAGCCACACGAACTCACTACCGAAGATATATGGCAATATCGTCTCTATCTCTCTCGAAAACAGGATAGAGTTGGAAACACAGTGTCAAAGAAAACGCAGAACTATCATCTTATAGTTCTGCGATGTCTGCTTGATTACTTTACGCTTCGGGATATAACTGCCATTTCTTCTCGAAAGATAATGCTTTCAAAAATTAATGACGATAAACAAATCTTAAAATTTTTAGATACCAGTCAGATAAAACTACTTCTCGAAACACCAGATATAAGTAGATCAAAAGGGCTTAGAGATAGGGCTATATTTGAAACACTATTTTCAACAGGCTTAAGAATATCTGAACTAGTGGCTCTCAATAGAACTCAATTCAACGGCATATGGGATCAAAACGACTTTAAAGTAAGCATTATAGGCAAAGGGAATTACCCTAGAATGGTGTTTTTCTCAGAACGCGCGACGTACTGGATTAAAGAATATCTTAAGGATGATAGTAATACTTACGAAGCCCTATTCGTAAGCTATAAAGACTCTACAAACAAAGAAAATCGCCTTACAGCACGATCCATTGAACGTCTTATGAAAATATACGTACTAAAAGCTGGTATTCCTACATTCGCCTCACCTCATACGATACGCCACAGTATGGCTACAAATCTCATGGAGCAAGGCGTAGACCTAAGAAGCATACAGGAATTCTTAGGCCACAGAAGCATTGTAACTACACAAATCTATACCCATGTGACCAATAAACGATTGCACGATATCCATAAAAAGTTTCATGATGGGAATAATTTTTAA
- a CDS encoding N-6 DNA methylase, which yields MNFAENETSEKLRGGYYTPLNLATFLARWIKEVHPKSILEPSCGDGVFFEALNKVGSFRRSAITGIEFNSKEASKARQRIQNGFDNAKIHSTDFLDWSLKALKNKNIRFDAVIGNPPFIRYQYLPEIFKTHSEEIFKTLDLPFTKHTNAWVPFILASFALLKPGGRLAMVIPAEIIHIIYAQSTRNFLGKECKRLVIIDPQEIWFDNTLQGAVLLLAEKRSSETQLAGGVGIYPVKNREFVNLDPGKVFAAPKPINGRTVMGKWTYALLEPAMRVLLDEVSEHTEVHRFKEIADVDVGIVTGANDYFLVSDEVIDEYGLSDWAHPMFGRSDHCPGVIYDKKQHSENKLAGKPTNFIWFPKEEVFKNEGVKRYIQYGEKRKLQTRYKCSVRTPWYSVPSVYATNIGMLKRAHNIPRLVFNKMEALTTDTAYRISSSTVKPETLVSNFVNSLTALSAELEGRHYGGGVLELVPSEIEKLLIPLPNDVHGNLRVLDKEIRSLPIEQVLANQDKRILGALGLSRKKREQLFKAWEGLRNRRQRIDAIA from the coding sequence ATGAACTTTGCCGAGAATGAGACTAGTGAAAAATTAAGAGGCGGCTACTATACACCTTTGAATCTGGCGACTTTTCTCGCAAGATGGATTAAAGAAGTTCATCCCAAAAGCATATTAGAACCAAGTTGTGGCGATGGCGTTTTTTTTGAAGCATTAAATAAAGTTGGTAGTTTTCGCAGATCTGCAATTACAGGTATTGAGTTTAATTCAAAAGAAGCAAGCAAAGCTCGCCAGCGAATACAGAATGGTTTCGATAATGCAAAGATTCACTCAACTGATTTTCTAGATTGGTCTCTTAAGGCTTTAAAGAATAAGAATATACGATTTGACGCAGTAATTGGTAATCCTCCGTTCATTCGATATCAATATCTTCCAGAAATATTTAAGACTCACTCAGAAGAAATATTTAAAACCTTGGATTTGCCCTTTACTAAACATACTAACGCATGGGTACCTTTTATATTGGCTTCATTTGCTTTGTTAAAACCCGGAGGCCGCTTAGCTATGGTTATTCCAGCAGAGATCATCCACATAATATACGCGCAATCAACACGCAACTTTCTTGGTAAGGAATGTAAACGATTAGTAATAATTGATCCACAAGAAATTTGGTTTGATAACACCTTACAAGGAGCTGTCTTACTTCTAGCAGAAAAGCGTTCTAGCGAAACACAGTTAGCAGGGGGTGTTGGAATATATCCAGTAAAAAACCGAGAATTTGTTAACTTAGACCCGGGAAAAGTTTTTGCTGCTCCGAAACCAATTAACGGCCGGACCGTAATGGGGAAATGGACATATGCATTATTAGAACCTGCAATGCGCGTACTACTCGATGAAGTAAGTGAACACACAGAAGTACATCGCTTTAAAGAAATAGCTGATGTTGATGTTGGAATAGTCACAGGGGCAAACGATTACTTTCTTGTTTCGGACGAAGTAATTGATGAATATGGACTTTCAGATTGGGCACACCCCATGTTTGGCCGTAGTGATCACTGTCCAGGAGTAATTTATGATAAGAAACAACATTCTGAAAATAAATTGGCTGGTAAACCAACCAATTTTATTTGGTTTCCGAAGGAAGAAGTGTTTAAAAATGAAGGGGTCAAAAGATATATTCAGTATGGAGAAAAGAGAAAACTACAGACTCGTTATAAATGTAGCGTTCGTACCCCATGGTATTCAGTACCATCTGTATACGCCACAAACATAGGAATGCTTAAGCGCGCTCACAATATTCCACGTCTTGTTTTTAATAAGATGGAGGCTTTGACTACAGATACCGCATATCGTATTAGCTCTTCTACGGTCAAACCCGAAACATTGGTTAGTAATTTCGTTAATTCTTTGACTGCATTAAGTGCAGAATTAGAAGGTCGCCATTATGGGGGAGGTGTTCTTGAACTAGTGCCTTCGGAAATTGAGAAGCTACTCATTCCTTTGCCTAATGATGTGCATGGAAATCTGCGAGTTTTAGATAAAGAAATTCGCTCATTACCCATAGAGCAAGTTCTTGCCAATCAAGATAAAAGAATTCTTGGAGCTCTTGGTTTATCTAGGAAAAAAAGAGAACAACTTTTTAAGGCGTGGGAAGGGCTTCGCAACAGGCGTCAACGCATAGATGCCATTGCTTAA
- a CDS encoding phospholipase D family protein: MNQDLYTMPKKDFILQGFTSRTHTEAILRLFDIPDIKVAIFSVAFVTDEGVRLIEEGLRGIADRTSIFVGIRNEITTKQGLVRLLDMGITLYAVDTGARGIVFHPKLYLTKNATEARLVIGSANLTLGGLNNNIEASVTLDLDLADENDLALVNTIVTQFSKLPEQKPQNIFLITSPEELDSMQTSGRLLDEYEALPPRPLRRVVGETINDAVPRIQLSVPIRSRTIRRRATPSTTVVSEVTVEPSDISTNPILVWQSKPLTRRDLDIPEADVTHAAGSINLDKGLLDTSIDHRHYFREEIFGSLTWSPTNKETVEEAHAQFQLVIKDISYGTFNLRIGHTTDTESTAYLQHNAMTRLSWGDMKTHIARPDLIGRTMSLYQDEKNPDRFFIEID, translated from the coding sequence GTGAATCAGGATTTATATACTATGCCCAAAAAAGATTTTATATTACAGGGATTTACTTCTCGTACTCACACTGAGGCAATACTACGTTTGTTTGATATTCCAGACATAAAAGTTGCTATTTTTAGTGTAGCTTTTGTAACTGATGAAGGCGTTCGGCTTATTGAAGAAGGATTGAGAGGTATTGCTGATCGTACTTCTATTTTTGTTGGAATTCGAAATGAGATTACAACAAAACAAGGGCTTGTTCGGTTACTTGATATGGGGATAACTCTGTATGCGGTAGATACTGGTGCACGTGGTATTGTCTTCCATCCTAAGTTATATCTAACAAAAAACGCCACGGAGGCACGGTTAGTAATTGGTAGTGCTAACTTAACGCTTGGAGGCCTTAATAATAACATAGAAGCAAGTGTTACTCTCGATTTGGACTTAGCAGATGAAAATGATTTAGCGCTTGTGAATACTATAGTTACTCAATTTTCTAAATTGCCGGAGCAGAAACCTCAAAATATTTTTTTAATTACTAGTCCTGAAGAGTTGGATAGTATGCAAACATCTGGCCGATTACTCGATGAGTATGAAGCATTACCGCCACGCCCCCTAAGAAGGGTTGTTGGTGAAACAATTAACGATGCGGTTCCACGTATTCAACTTTCAGTACCAATACGTAGTCGTACTATACGTCGTAGGGCAACCCCAAGTACTACTGTGGTATCGGAAGTTACTGTTGAGCCATCAGATATTTCTACAAATCCTATACTTGTTTGGCAAAGCAAACCTTTAACTAGAAGAGATCTTGATATTCCCGAAGCAGATGTGACTCATGCAGCGGGCTCTATTAATCTAGATAAGGGATTGTTGGATACTAGCATTGATCATAGACATTATTTTCGCGAGGAAATTTTTGGGAGTCTAACTTGGTCACCAACAAACAAAGAAACTGTCGAAGAAGCTCATGCTCAATTTCAACTTGTAATCAAAGATATCTCCTATGGTACATTCAATTTACGCATAGGTCATACTACCGATACAGAAAGCACTGCTTACTTACAACATAATGCTATGACCAGGTTAAGTTGGGGTGATATGAAAACTCACATTGCGCGGCCAGATCTCATAGGACGAACAATGTCTCTCTATCAAGATGAGAAAAATCCTGATAGATTCTTTATCGAGATTGATTAA
- a CDS encoding NUDIX domain-containing protein — MSHIHEQIDWTIVAYVVYKRKVLFIFHKELQKWLPLGGHIELDEDPDEALLREVKEESGIENVEVLASKPNLSLEDPSRKFLYTPAYVDIHPISKTHKHIGLVYFLRTETDVVQLAEEEHTEIRWLTEDELDDSRFRLESSIKFYAREAIQRAQG, encoded by the coding sequence ATGTCTCATATTCACGAGCAAATTGATTGGACAATCGTAGCCTATGTTGTGTATAAGCGTAAGGTGCTCTTTATTTTTCATAAGGAACTCCAAAAGTGGCTTCCCCTTGGTGGTCACATAGAGCTTGATGAAGATCCTGATGAGGCTTTGTTGCGTGAAGTTAAAGAAGAAAGCGGTATTGAAAATGTTGAAGTGCTGGCGTCAAAACCGAACCTAAGTCTTGAGGACCCTAGTCGAAAGTTTTTATATACGCCAGCATATGTAGATATTCATCCTATCAGTAAAACGCACAAGCACATTGGTCTTGTGTATTTTTTGCGGACTGAGACTGATGTGGTTCAACTTGCAGAAGAGGAACACACCGAGATTCGATGGCTCACAGAAGATGAACTTGATGATTCACGGTTTCGCCTGGAATCTAGTATTAAGTTCTATGCTCGAGAAGCCATACAACGAGCTCAGGGATGA
- a CDS encoding ABC-F family ATP-binding cassette domain-containing protein, with translation MSNGNVIVRFGEVSFKYTSKQSILSEVDFSVRRGSKMTLMGQNGAGKSTIFQLMNGKLESTDGNIHVERGLTIATSRQVIPQEQLDITVREFFEACFKEKVYDIDPKIDEILLVVNFKADHDRIIRSFSGGQQARLLLASALIQKPDLLLLDEPTNNLDPEGIEHLKQFLINYDKTVIVISHDADFLNAFTEGVLYLDIFTQRIERYTGNYFDVVKEITARVEQEKRKNAQLAKVIQENKDKANFFSHKGGKMRLVAKKLRDEIKESEENKVEVRKEDKTIRSFIIPVQESLSGEILNIFIVTSMVDGKESHHSVNISLRKGDHLLLAGPNGIGKSTLLESIAFRNTKGITVNPDVKIGYYRQDFSTLNFEDIVYDSLVNVFTGVTNEKLRALAAGFLIDQDIIYSKIGSLSEGQKGLVSLAQLVLQKPGLLILDEPTNHMNFRHLPIIAKALSRYEGAMILVSHVKEFVDQVRIDETLKLGK, from the coding sequence TTAAATATACGAGCAAACAATCCATCCTCTCTGAGGTGGATTTTTCTGTTAGGCGAGGATCAAAGATGACTTTGATGGGGCAGAATGGTGCTGGAAAGAGTACAATCTTTCAGTTAATGAATGGAAAGCTGGAATCTACCGACGGCAATATACATGTTGAAAGAGGACTTACTATCGCTACCTCGCGGCAAGTAATACCGCAAGAACAATTGGATATAACAGTGCGTGAATTCTTTGAGGCTTGTTTCAAAGAAAAGGTATATGATATAGATCCAAAGATTGATGAGATTCTTTTAGTAGTGAACTTTAAGGCGGATCATGACAGAATTATACGATCTTTCTCTGGAGGACAGCAAGCACGACTGCTTTTAGCTTCAGCCTTAATTCAAAAACCAGATTTGCTGTTGTTGGACGAGCCAACCAATAACTTGGATCCAGAGGGGATTGAACACTTAAAGCAATTCTTGATTAACTATGATAAGACCGTTATAGTCATTTCTCACGATGCAGACTTTTTGAATGCATTTACCGAAGGCGTACTATATTTAGATATATTTACACAAAGAATAGAGAGATATACGGGGAACTACTTTGATGTAGTAAAAGAAATTACAGCGAGAGTTGAGCAAGAGAAGAGAAAGAATGCTCAACTCGCAAAAGTGATTCAAGAGAATAAAGATAAGGCTAACTTTTTTTCTCATAAAGGTGGAAAGATGCGGCTTGTTGCAAAAAAGCTGAGAGATGAGATTAAAGAGTCAGAGGAGAATAAGGTGGAGGTGCGAAAAGAGGATAAGACAATCCGTTCCTTTATAATTCCCGTGCAGGAATCGCTGTCCGGAGAGATTCTTAATATTTTCATCGTAACGAGTATGGTTGATGGAAAAGAATCGCATCATTCTGTAAACATATCTTTGCGCAAGGGCGATCACCTTCTTTTAGCGGGCCCAAATGGTATTGGGAAGAGTACATTATTGGAATCTATTGCTTTTCGCAATACAAAAGGCATAACGGTAAATCCTGATGTAAAGATTGGTTATTATCGTCAAGATTTTTCTACACTGAATTTTGAGGATATAGTGTATGACTCTTTAGTTAATGTATTTACTGGTGTCACCAATGAAAAATTACGAGCATTAGCTGCCGGATTTCTCATAGATCAAGATATTATTTATTCAAAGATTGGGAGCTTGTCTGAAGGGCAAAAAGGCCTGGTTTCTTTAGCACAGTTAGTATTGCAAAAGCCCGGTTTGCTTATTTTAGACGAACCAACAAACCATATGAACTTTAGGCATTTGCCTATTATTGCAAAGGCACTGAGTCGGTATGAGGGTGCTATGATTCTTGTGAGTCACGTAAAGGAATTCGTTGATCAAGTTAGGATTGATGAAACTCTTAAGCTTGGGAAGTAA